The DNA region GACACCAAGGAGACTGGCCTCTGGGAACCTGGCATGGGCAAACCCCTAAGAGTAGACCTGAAGGGGGAATGTGAAACCCTGGCGtccagctcctcccctcccagtCCCAAACGCCCTGATCTTGGCCTTTTGCTGATGGGAATGGATGATCTCTATGGAATGGCCCCCAAAAGGGTTGTAAGTATACCCTGGAGTCTGCTCCCTGGCTGTCCAGGGCACACTGGAAAGCAATAAGGGGAGGGTACAGAACTCCCTTCATGCAGAGCACCAGAACGAGGATTGtcaagaggaagggaagggggccaGGGTGGAGTGTCCTATCCTAGTCAACTTACCTCCCACCTTGACCTAGATGTGAAGCGGGGGGATGTTGGGTGTTCTTAGgtgagggcaggggtggagggagaatcCCTCATGCCCCATAGGAAGGGGGGAAGTTGCCTGGGAATCTGCCCTCTTTCCCACCCAGCAGGGCCTCTATAGTGGCGTGCTAGCCAGGAGGGGTAGGTCCTCCCTGTGCCTTTCCCACCAGTGATTTTGGGCCAGTCCTGCCCTCAGCTACAGACTGCTCAACTGTATCCTCAGGGACTGGTCAGTGGCCCTGACcctttgttttccctctctcttccaggTGAAGGCAAGGTCCCTGAACTGGTCAGACACTCCCTGTGGCCCTGATAGAGTCAAGATAAGGCCCCATGATGCCCCTCAGTGAGGCCGGCAGCCTGAGCAGATAGTATGGCCTGCCACTGGAGGTGAACACCATGGCTACAGGAGGTGGCCGAGCCTTTGCTTGGCAGGTGTTCCCACCCATGCCCACCTGCCGGGTGTATGGCACAGTGGCATACCAGGATGGGCACCTGCTAGTGTTGGGGGGCTGTGGCCGGGCTGGACTGCCCCTGGACACTGCCGAGACACTGGACATGGCCTCGCATACATGGCTCGCACTGGCACCCCTGCCCACTGCCCGGGCCGGTGCGGCTGCTGTGGTGCTGGGCAAGCAGGTGCTAGTGGTGGGCGGTGTGGATGAGGGCCAGAGCCCTGTAGCTGCCGTGGAGGCCTTCCTGGCTGATGAGGGCCGCTGGGAGCGTCGGGCCACCCTCCCTCAGGCAGCCATGGGGGTTGCAACTGTGGAGAGAGGTGAGTGGCCTTAAGGGAGTCCCTCGGGTGCCCCAACACCCTCTATTCTTTTCTGACTTGGTCCCTTACCCTCAGAGATTGGACAAGAGCTGTAAACATTGTCTGAGTGCCCTGGACACAGCTTTGACTCTCATAAAGACCCTCTCCTCCCTGGGTCTGAGCTGAGCTAGCAGTAGCCTTAACCGCCCTTTCCCACTGTGAAGTGGGGGGCAGAGCCCAGGCTGGCCCCCAGCATGATGGGAGGCCCCATCCACCTCCCTGCCCATTCCTCTTCTCTAAGAGACAAGGAGGGGTAGCCCAATGACTCTCAAGGTTATAAATAGTctagggaagggggaggggagcagggcttTGGCTCAGAGCCCAGTGAGTGCTTAGAttccctcccccctcttcctcccataTACACATTTACCAGGGAGCCTGAGATGGGAAGGCCAAGCTGGCCTGGGGATAGTTGCCATGGAAGCCCTCAGCTGACTGACCCATCTCCCCAAGGCCTCCAGACATGCCCCCAGCTGACCCGGAGGGTGTAACAGGACCAGAACCTCCTGTAATGAAAGGGTGGGATACAGAGGTCCTGGCAGGGCTTCTGGGCAGAAGGCTTGCGGCCAGCACCTCCACCCTACAGGCATAAGCCCCTCTCCTAGCCCCCAGCTGATCCCCGGAGATCCCTCCCCAGTCTGAGTTCTATGCTTAGCAGATCCCCATATGCCCCTCCCTAGCTTAAACCATCCTCTACCCTCCTTCCCCTAGGGGAGCCCCCACCTTGTGGCCTCCAGGTCTGACCACCGGTCCTGCTTAGATGCCAGACTTGGTTGCCATAGCATCTCCAGGGAGACAGAGATGGATTATAATTAGATCATCTGCCTCCTGCTCTTCCCTTGGAGGGGCCCTGGCCAGAGCAGGAATCCTAGCTCTCCCAACCCCCActctggaaaggaaggagggttTCTCTGCTGCTTGGAAGGGGTACTACAAACATGTGGgtccccaggcacccccaggcccGACCAGGGCAGCTGTCAGGGTAGGGTGCCCTGGCCAGGCTGAGGTGAACTCTGAATTGCTCTTTTCTATGCAGATGGTATGGTGTATGCTCTGGGGGGAATGGGCCCAGACACGGCTCCCCAGGCCCAAGTTCGGGTATATGAACCCCGGCGGGACTGCTGGCTTTCACTACCCTCCATGCCCACACCCTGCTACGGGGCTTCTACCTTCCTGCACGGGAACAAGATCTATGTCCTGGGTAAGGGCCTGGGGGAGGCGGAGAAGGGGCTCGAAGTGCAGAAGCACCTATCCCCATAGGTTGGCCGGGATCAGGTTAAGCCTGAGATGGCAGGACAAGAGCAGCTTTGAGTGAGCCAGGCTTGCTTAGAGGTTCTGACCTTTGGTGGCCCTCCTGGGCTGAAAAACCAAACCCTAGTGCCTCAGGATCTGCAGGGCAGGTGACCCATGCTCTGGTGTGCACACAGCTGGGTATGGGGGGGCTAGGGTGGGCAGTGGTGAAGGCTTAGCAACCCGGTGGAGGAGGAGCCTGCTAGGCCTCCCAGGCTCCTTCCCAGGTGCTCCAATTCCATTGGCAGggggccgccagggaaagctccCAGTGACTGCTTTTGAGGCCTTTGATCTGGAGGCCTGTACCTGGACCCGGCACCCGAGCCTGCCCAGCCGCCGGGCCTTTGCTGGCTGTGCCATGGCGGAAGGCAACGTCTTCAGCCTGGGTGGCCTGCAGCAGCCTGGGCCCCACAATTTCTACTCCCGCCCACACTTTGTCAACACTGTGGAGATGTTCGACCTGGAACATGGTGAGCAGTGGCTAGCCTGGGCTGTCCTCCTTtccatgggagggaggggcaccgTGTGTGTCGTGGGACTGGATCCGACCTCCCCTTTCTTGCAGGGTCCTGGACCAAGCTGCCCCGCAGCCTGCGCATGAGGGATAAGAGGGCCGACTTTGTGGTTGGCTCCCTTGGGGGCCACATCATGGCCATTGGGGGCCTTGGTGAGTATCTGTGGGGCTAGGGATAGGAGGTGAGCccaggacaggaaggaggaaCCCGAAGCATGAGCACTACCTTCTGCCCTTCTTCAGGCACGGCAGGGGTCAGGGCTCTGTGGGCTTCCCTTTCCCGCTCTGTGAAGCAGACAGGGGATAGTCTGCGTAGCCTCACTCTTGGGGTGTCCCTCAGCACCTGATGGCTCTGTACCGGCATCAGTGGAGACAGAAACAGGACAAGTGACCACTGAATGAACGGACAAATAGAAAtctgaagaaatgaacaaatgatgAATGGGGGCAATGAGTAGGAAGGCACGGGTAGCCCATCCTAGGGTGATGCCTGCTGGGCCGTCTCTGGGCTCAGCGAGCAAAAGAGTGGGGGCCCTTGCAGCCGGTGCCCTTTACAacttctgtctccttcctgcaGGCAACCAGCCGTGCCCTCTGGGCTCTGTGGAGGGCTTCAGCCTTGCACGGCGGCGCTGGGAGGCCCTGCCTGCCATGCCCACAGCCCGCTGCTCCTGTTCTAGTCTGCAGGCTGGGCCCCGGCTGTTTGTCATTGGGGGTGTGGCCCAGGGTCCCAGCCAAGCTGTGGAGGCGCTGTGTCTGCGTGATGGGGTCTGAATGCCTGATGGGATGTGTCATCTGGAGCAGCGCAGCGCCAGAGGCAAATGTCTGTGGCTCCTTTTGCTGCTGAAGCAGCTCACTGTGGCTCTGTGGGATGAGGGAGGCACAGGGTCAGGTACTTGAGACAAATGTCTCAGAGGGGGAGGGGACTTTGTCTTTAGTGCAGGACACATATGCTTATACCCACCTTTACCCCATTCATTCATGGACCATGCCTAGCTCCACACTTGCTCTGGAACTACTGGGCCCTCTGTCCAACTGGAAagtgggaggatgggagagctggCCTCATGCCCCACAGGATTAGTGCCTGCCTGGAGTTGACCGGGCTCACCCCAATGGCTGTTCCTGAAAAATCCTGTCAGCCTGCCTTGAAGgcctctgtggccccaggagaGTTGAGAGAGGTCAGAGGACACAGAGGGAGTGGAGGAGTGGGTGTAGGAACCTCCAGAGGACCAGAGGAATATTGGCTTTGGGCCCTTTACACTGTtgactgtgtgatcttgagcaagtcatttcacctctctgtgcctcagcatcctcatctgtaaatggggatctCTGAAACTTTCCTGccctacctacctcacagggctgttgtgaggacccAGGAAGTTCAGATGTGAAAGTAAAAGTGCTGCTAAAATCCGGCATATGGCCCTTGGTGTGGACTCCTGCGTTGCCCCTGCAGCCCCTTGCCCTCCTTCAGGGGCCTTGATTCTCCCAGGGAAGAGTGTCCAGAGTAGCCCTCTGGATCTGGCTTCTGCCCCCAAAGTGTTCTGGTGTCTTAGCCCCACTGAAGCCTTAGTTTCTCTTTTGGTGACATAGGATGACTGCTGCCCCACACTGTCCTGGGTGTTAGAGGGCACTCACAGGACAGCCAGAAGAGCTCAGAAAACCACAGCAAAGCACCACAGAGTCAGGATGACCTCTAGGTCCATGTCACGCAGGATCTCCTCAAAGTCTCTGCACCTCCATGGGGAGGGGTGGTCCAGTGGGGGGTTAGGCCAGGGCAGACTCCCCCTGTCCCAGCTAAGGCAGAACTATGTGGCTTCCCACCAGATCCCTAGAGGCATAGTAGCCTCCCAGAGAAATCAGAGCTGCCAGCCTTTGCCTCCTCCTCCAGACTTTGCTGCTCACTAGGAGGGCCCACTGACTCTGCTTTCCCTGCAGCCGCATGAGTGCAAGGGGCTCACAGCTGGGTTTACTGCAAGAATGGATTTGGGGTCCCAGCGCTGATCTGCTGTGACCATGGCGACCCTCCAGGACCCTTAGCCTCCTGCAGGCTTCTCACTCAGTGGCAGGGTTCCCAGGGCAGCACCTCCCCTGCCCAACGCACAGGTGCCATGGGCCTTACTGCTCTCCAGCTTCTACGCCCCTTGGGCTGCACGCACAGACAGGCCGCTGTGTCAGCTGTCCTTGTTTAATGTTCTGGACCAATTTAGACACTCCGAGACCCCAGCATGAAGGTAATGCTGTAGCAGCTTGGGTCTTGGGATCCCTGGGAGGTCAGGCAGTGTGTTGGTGATTGGTCCCATATTGTTGCTGCCACAGTGGCCACCCCGGGAAGGGTGGCAGAAGTTCTGCTGGTAGGTGGTGCTGGTACGGGGAGGCGCGATCTGCACAAAGTGGATAAGGCGCTGGGGGAGGTCACTGAGTCCTGGGCCTGACCGGAAATTGGCCTGGTAGGAGGATTCAAGGGGCCGCTGCTGGCTCAACTCCAGCTCATGGGGTGCCCAGCGCAGGAAGGTGTGCCGCTGCCCCAGGCGCTCCAGGTCTTTCCGCCTTCCGATTCCCTGCAGCAGGCAGTAGGGGCCCTCCTCAACGGTATGGGCCCTTGGCCCACAGTCCTGGCACCAAGCACGCCCTTGCCCCCTCCTCAACCCAAGCCTACTTGGTGATGCCTGGCCCCCCTGGCCTATACCCCAGCCTCTTTGGCCTGCCTCCCCAGCCATGCCTTCCATTCCAGGGTGAAACATCCAGAAAGTCAGTGGCCCCAGGGATATTTGCTCACTGTCAGGCAAGCTAGTGGATGAAACCAAAGCAGAGGTACCTTTGTTTGGGGAATGGGCTGTTTCCCAGACAAGAGAGATTGTCAggagccctccctcccctcagtgTCTTATCCCCTCCACCCTACCTCAACTTCAACCTAGGCTGGGGCCCTGcccactctccttcctttctccagcaCTCACTTTGTCGAAAGAAGTACGGTTGTCATGCTTGGAGAACAAGTGTTGCTGTGCCGGCTCCTTTAAAGACAGTGAGAAAGAAggtgaatggggaaaaaaatgatgctTACCTGCCCTTAAGATGTTACCTCAGGACCTGTAATGGAGGGAAGCTGGCAGGAGCCACTACCCCTAAACTGCTAAACTTGCCAAAATCCTGAAAAGGCAATTAGAAATTAAAGCAATGCCTCACTCCTAGGACACCTCGTGCTGGTATTTGCCTCCAAAGCAGAAGTCTCTAGGGCTGCGGATTGATGAAGGGGCTGAAGCATCTCCTAAGACATCCTTCCACCAGAAGGGGAGTGGTTCAAGTTTCATGTCAGGCCCTCTAACTCTTAGATTGCCCAGGACCAGGCTTcggttctctcctcccctctgtccACACAAGAGCAACCCAAGCTCTTAGCCCTGAGTACCACCTGGAAactgccatttctttttctagcttgagctccctcctgagctccagactcagTAGCCAACAGCCTATTCCATATCCCCTTGTAAATGTCTTACAGGCATCTCCAAACACATGCCTGAGCTCTGGATCATTTACCAACCCCACCCCTCCGCAGCCTCAGGTCATGGTCAGGTCAGGTCATGGTAGCTAGATCCTGCCGAACACCTTGGAGTCcccttgattcttttctttcacacTCTATATCCAAAGTGTCAGGAAATCCTGTTGATTATTCCTTCAATATGTACCCAGGATTGGACCACTCCTCAGCATGTCCACTGCTTTCCCTGATCAAAGACACACCTTCTTCTCTTGCTTGAGTTATTGCAAGAGCTTCCTGCCTGGTGTCCCTGCTTCCAAGCTTTCCCTTCCAGTTTATTGTCCTCTTAGCAGGCAGAATAATTCTTCTGATATTTAGATCAGATCATCTCCCTTGTTTGCTGAAAATCTGCAACAGTTCCTCACGTTTGTAAAAGCCAAAGTCATCATAGTGGTCCATGAGACCCACACAATATTGATCTCTCCATTTCCTGCAACCACACTGGCATTCTTACTGCTCCTGAAACACACCAGCTATTTCCACTTTGGGCCTTTGCACCACCTGTGCCTTCTGTCTGGGATTCTTCCTGTAGCTGGCCGTAGGACTCCGTCTCACTTCCCTCTTGGGAGGACTTCAAGCACTAACAGCAGCAGTGCCATCACCCCAACTCTGCATTTTCCACTTTCTGGAATAGTAGGTGACTACATAGTATGATGTTGCTTAATGTTCCTGATGAGAACATAAGCTCCTTGTGGGCAAAGGTTATTGTCTGTCTTGCTCTCATCTGTAACTCCAACACTGAGCCCGGTGCCTGGGCAAATACATGTTTGCTGTTTAATTAATGAACAGGGTTCAGAAAGTTCCCAGGGCGTTTGCTTTGGCCCAGTTGGAGCCAGAGAACCATGGCCTATACCTAGGCAGAGAAAGACCACTCCACAGACCCCCAGATCTCAATAGGAATCTCTTCTAAGACCATCCACTTTGCCTTTGTGCCTGGTCTCTAGCCCCATAATTCCCTGTCCCCAGCCATTCAGCTTCTCCTGCTGCAGACCTGAATGAAGTGTCTGATCTGGTGAGTTTAGTCTTGGCTGGGTTGGGGTATGAGCAATGACTGACAGCAGGTTCCTAAATAAAAGGCTGGGGCTAGCTCCATCCCAGATCCCTGAACCAGAATCTTCTGTGGTGTGTGTCTTTAACAAGCTCCCCTATCAGGACCTCCTGCCCTAGACAGTTGGTGCTGGTTTCCAAATACAATGAAAGCTCCATGAAGGTGAGAAGCCAGCCAGCCTTACCTTTCATTCCTCATAAAGCAAGCTGACACGACAGGGATTAAAAACCCAGAgcccttctagaaaaaaaataggaaaaaatcttCAGTATTTAGAactaggcaaagagttctttgACTTGATACTAAAAGCaagagcaataaaagaaaaaattgataaactggctCTCATCAAAAAATTCTTCAAGTTTTGCTCTGTGAAAATTTGtgtaaagaagatgaaaagataagctacagactggaagaaaatatttgcaaaccaaataTCCAATAAAGGAATaatacctagaatatataaagaattctcacaactcaacagtaaaatagcaatccaattagaaaatgggcaaacataagatgtctattgacagatgaatggataaagatgtgatacacacacacacacacacacacacacaccagaatattacacagccaacaaaaaattgaaatcttgccatttgcaacaatgtggatggaactagaggatatcatgctaagtgaaataagtcaatcagagaaagacaattattatatgatttcactgatatgtggaatttaaaaaacaagggataggatcatagaggaagagaagaaaaaatgaaagaacacaaaaccagagagggagacaaaccgtaagagactcttaatcttaggaaacaaactgagggttgctggaggggagaggggagggaggatggggtaaatgggtgatggacattggggagggtatgtgttgtaatcagcactgggtattatataagaccaatgaatcacagacctgtacccctgaaacaaataatacattatatgttaatgaattgaaattcaattttaaaaaaagaaaatgggcaaacgACATGAAgccatttcactgaagaggatatacagatggcaaataacacatgaaaaaatgttttccatcatTAAAcattagtgaaatgcaaattaaaatcacaatgagctcTCACGACGTatttatcagaatggctaaaataaaacagagacaataccaaatgttgctgagaatgcagagaaactggatcactcatacattgctggtgggaatgtaaaatggtacagtcactctagaaaacagtttggcagcttcctttaaaaactaaacatacaactaccatataatccagcaattgcactcctaggcatttaatccaaagaaatgaaaatttatgttcacccAAAAACctgtagcagctttatttgtaagagCCAAAAACTGGAATCAGCCCAGATATTTTTAATAGGTGAATGGTTACACAAACTGGTATAtgcataccatggaatactactcagtgatgaagaaaaatgaaccatgaacaacttggatgaatctctaGGAAATTATGCTGAGCAAGAAAAACCGATCTCCAAATATTGCAAGccatatcattccatttatataacattattgaaatgacaaaattttggaaagggagaagaggCTGGTGGTTCCCAGGgattagagacagagaaagggtaGACGAGCAGGAGGCTGGTGGGTGTGGTCATAAAAGGGCACCACCAGGGATACTTGTGATGTTGGCCAGTATCTTAACTGTAGTGGTGGAAACACAAACCTGAATAGGTGATAAAATTTTATAGATCTTAATATACACAAATGAGTGTAAGTAAAATTGGAAATCTGAGATAGGTGGGTTTCATTAATGTCAATGTCCTGGTTGCAATATTATATGACAGTTTTGCAAAATACGATCATTGTGGGAAACTGGGAAAAATATGGAAGGGATTTCTATTATTTCTCACAACAGGTTGTGAATTCAcagttatttcaataaaaatttcaattaaaaaacccTGGGAGTATGCAGCAAGTTCCAATTGACCCCCAAATTTCTTCTCCATCTCTATCCTTGGCTAAAGAATTGTACACAGCCCAAGAATGTGGATGCCTCTGTTGTTGGAGGCAGCTCTGACTCTGAAAACtcactatatatgtatttttgccttttgatttttttttattactccaAAAATcttcattaagaaaaatttaGCTTTCTGACTCTGTTCTTGTGCCTTCAACACTTTCACAGTGCTTTTCTGCTCCTCAGTAAGGAAAGCACACTTGATCTGGTCATAGACACACGTAGCATATAGGGAATCACTACAGGCCCTGCTGACATGTTGTTTCAGACAACTTCATAAGAACTTTAGGTCTTACAACACAAACTTCTTGAAGTCAGCCTGCTCACTTGCCCCATGTGGATTGTGGTGCTTTCCCAACCTTGTTGGTATAAAGGTACACAATTCCATTATCAAGGGTTCAGGACAGCCTAGTTTTGTTAGAGGCTGTACTGTAGGATGGCCTATGATGGGATGTCAGATTCTGGATTAGTCTGAATGCCTCTAGACACAGTCCCTGGAAGAGTGAAACTCACTATTCCAACAGTGGCAGGATACTCTATTGACTCCCATTGACTCAAGTTTTGTTCTCAAAATAGTGAGAGCCTGGTAACAAGTGCAGTCGTTTCCTTCCACCCAGGCAGTTCTGAGTATTCTTGTCCCTGGAGAGAATTTCCCCTGCATCTTTGTTTCTAGGATCCTTTTCCATTGAGGCTGTAAAACCCGTGGTCTCTGAGCAGGTGGGCTTAGGCTGGGATTCCAACTGAAGAGACCTTGGAGGAAAGGTAGATTTCCTGGGAGGGGGCAGTAGTTGCATGTGGGAGGGCTAAGGGCCCTTGTGGAGGCTGGGCATTCTGCAGTCAGTAGgatgctgagtaaggagcccctGTGGCAGACTGAGGCATGGCAGGGTGGGACAGGGAGGGATACAACAATCATGGTACCACCAATGAAGTACCTACTCCAAACCATGAGTCCCTGGGACTCTTGTCTGACCTTAAGAACAAACAAGACCAGGATTACATGTCCCAAGAGTCAGGCAGGTGATAGCTAGAAATAAGTTAATCTggtctagaaaagaaaaagaaaaagaagaaaagagaattttcttGCACCTGAATGACACAGATAAAATTTCTACCTGACCAAAACTAAAGAAAAGTGGTGTCACATCTTGAAAAGTTTTTCAACAGTAATAACTACAAGTAGTTGGGTTGAAACCTGATATCTCTTAgctaataggaaaataaaatgtgcacCTTCCCCAAACAGTCCCACTAATTAGAGGAGCTTTAGACGTAGAATGAGCCACCAGACTTGGCATTTATACAATCTGAGCCCAAGACACATAGATCATGCTGTTTGGAGCTAGCTGTTGGTAATGCTAGTAAATGCTTTGTGTAACAAGTCTTCAGTTAAAACATATCCCAAAACACGTTCCCTACTTCTGTTTCTGGGAGACAGATTGAGATGATGTTCCAGTCTTTAGGATGACAGCTGCCACTGGGCAACTACAAACACCCAGCAGAAAGTCCCCAGTTTGCCTCTGTCCCTGTATTACCCAGGTCCCATTATTCTCAAGGGGGAGGTGGTGGCCCCAGATAAGTGGTCTGGAGCTGCATTTGGGCCTGGCTTTCTGAGTAGGCAGTGCCAGGCAACCCTTCCAACTAAGAATGCTAAGGAATTGCAAGCTTCATAACATGGGAACTTCCAGACCATGTTCTTGGCCTGGGAAAGCAAGTCATGGAGAATTCAGATGACAGATCAAGTAGGATCTGGCTAGAGGCTTGGAAGCAAGAAGCTGCAGTGGACAGAGCATGTTCCAGACACTCTTCCATGTTCTCCACCCTGCTGTTGCCCAGGGGGCTGATCTAAGTGCATTTCTCACCAGCCTGCCTTCCCTCTGGCCACTGAAAAGCcctaggaagagaaggagggaaggaaagagatgtTTCTTCTCTTAACTCCCTCCCAGACTAACCCCCACCTGTCTGTGTCTCTCCACCCAAAATCACCACTCCTTTCAGGATGGTTCTCTCCACACCACCCTCTCCTTCTGGGTTCTGGGAGCCATACATTGCCCTGTCCCTTCGGCCCAACGGTACTGACCACTTGGTTGTTACCAACCTGTGATACCACTTTTACCTGAGGCCCTCACATCCACTCCTTTGCCTTTACACTCTGCTGAGTTCTCCTGTTTTGAGTGAGCTTTTTACTGTTGGGACCCCAACCAATGATCACTGCCCCTTCCTTGTTTCCAGGCCTAGAAGCAGTAGAGGGTCTGGgccctgcatctctctctctcctgttctttgGAAGCCTAAAGCCACTTCTGCCACCACTCCTTTCCAGTCCTCCTTGGCTACTCATGTGGGTGGGTACCCAGCCACTTTATGCTGCTTCCTTCACCAGAGGAAGCCTCCTGGGCCTCTGGACTCCAAGGCTGACTGTGGATTAGACCATGGGCTTTTAGGACATCAAGGAATCTGAGCTTGAGAGCAGTTGTTGGCAAAACTCAAGGCTTATTTTCTGGGTTCTGGAGGGTCTTTTCCCATGGTCACCTACCCAAACTGGACCCTGACCCTCCCTCTGCCTAAGAGGAGCATTGAGCAAGACTGTCCAGCTTGGTACTAGCTCTTCTCCACCCTTTCTATaggtagagaaatggaaataatgctATTTCAGAGAAGAGTGGCCAGGACTCATGCATTTCCTAAGGTTCAGCAGTGGTAGGTCTGGGGAAGATGTTTTTGGGGtccaagagaaacagaaactggCCCAGCCACCCCAGTTGCCCCCAGGGCTGCCTTGTACCTGACATCGCTGCAGGAACACTGCTGGAGGCTGGGGCTTGGCTGCAAGGCGGTATTCTTGAGCACTTTCACTCTTGAATTGGCCTCTGTAGTGTCCATAGAAGCCAGCATTGTGCTATAATAAGGCAGGCATGAGGGTGAATCCCTCCCAAATGCTTACCCTGAGTCTCAGACCTCAAGGTCCCCAGGCCAGAAGCCTCTCCTGAGAGCTactgagagaataaaaagaatctGAGGAGAGGGACACCCATCTGTCATCCATCGTTAGAACAGTTggccttgggatgcctgggtggctcagccggttaagcatctgccttcaagtcaggtcatgatcccagggtcctgggatcaagtcccgcattgggctctctgctgagaGGAGAGagtgttctccctctccttctgcctgccactccccctgctgtgctctctctctctctaacaaatacataaaatctttaagaaaaagaaaaagaacagttgGCCTCAG from Ursus arctos isolate Adak ecotype North America unplaced genomic scaffold, UrsArc2.0 scaffold_14, whole genome shotgun sequence includes:
- the KLHDC8B gene encoding kelch domain-containing protein 8B isoform X1; this translates as MATGGGRAFAWQVFPPMPTCRVYGTVAYQDGHLLVLGGCGRAGLPLDTAETLDMASHTWLALAPLPTARAGAAAVVLGKQVLVVGGVDEGQSPVAAVEAFLADEGRWERRATLPQAAMGVATVERDGMVYALGGMGPDTAPQAQVRVYEPRRDCWLSLPSMPTPCYGASTFLHGNKIYVLGGRQGKLPVTAFEAFDLEACTWTRHPSLPSRRAFAGCAMAEGNVFSLGGLQQPGPHNFYSRPHFVNTVEMFDLEHGSWTKLPRSLRMRDKRADFVVGSLGGHIMAIGGLGNQPCPLGSVEGFSLARRRWEALPAMPTARCSCSSLQAGPRLFVIGGVAQGPSQAVEALCLRDGV
- the KLHDC8B gene encoding kelch domain-containing protein 8B isoform X2, whose protein sequence is MATGGGRAFAWQVFPPMPTCRVYGTVAYQDGHLLVLGGCGRAGLPLDTAETLDMASHTWLALAPLPTARAGAAAVVLGKQVLVVGGVDEGQSPVAAVEAFLADEGRWERRATLPQAAMGVATVERGGRQGKLPVTAFEAFDLEACTWTRHPSLPSRRAFAGCAMAEGNVFSLGGLQQPGPHNFYSRPHFVNTVEMFDLEHGSWTKLPRSLRMRDKRADFVVGSLGGHIMAIGGLGNQPCPLGSVEGFSLARRRWEALPAMPTARCSCSSLQAGPRLFVIGGVAQGPSQAVEALCLRDGV
- the CUNH3orf84 gene encoding uncharacterized protein C3orf84 homolog, coding for MFHPGMEGMAGEAGQRGWGIGQGGQASPSRLGLRRGQGRAWCQDCGPRAHTVEEGPYCLLQGIGRRKDLERLGQRHTFLRWAPHELELSQQRPLESSYQANFRSGPGLSDLPQRLIHFVQIAPPRTSTTYQQNFCHPSRGGHCGSNNMGPITNTLPDLPGIPRPKLLQHYLHAGVSECLNWSRTLNKDS